In the genome of Paenibacillus pabuli, the window AGGTTACGGAGGAAATGTTGCAACTCAGCAAGATCAACGGAAAGGATCTCACATGCTCAATACACAGGAAAATCGGTTGCACCCTTCTGCTGTGGATCATCTGACCGAAAATACTGGTGAGGTTCATGAGAAAAACGTCACGGACAATACCAAGGCAGCTCGGATGCCAAACGAGAAAAGGGTCACCCACCTCAAAACACTTGCCAAGCAAGTGGAAGGTGTCAAAGATGCCAACTGTGTCATTCTTGGCAATACAGCCGTAGTTGGCATTGATGTTGACGGTGAGCTGGAACGTGCACGGGTAGGTACTATTAAATATTCTGTAGCCGAAGCCCTCCGCAAAGATCCGGAAGGTGTGGATTCCATTGTTACTGCAGATGCTGATGTTACTGAACGCATTAAGGAAATTGGTGAGCATATTCGTCAAGGTCATCCGATATCCGGTTTTGCCTCAGAACTCGCTGACATGGTGGGTCGCATCATTCCCCAGCTGCCCAAAGATGTCAAAGTCCGTCAAAATCCGGATAAACGTGTAGAACATGAACAACAAATGCAGCAGCTGCATTCTTCAGGAAAAAGACAACAAAAAGCCCAGTGATCTCTCACTAGGCTTTTTTCATCGCAGTAAAAACCTGCTCATCTAATTTCTCAGCAGCACGCTGATCATATATTTTGACAAATTGAGGCACAGAGGACAGTTGGGCTCCATAAAAAAGGGCGTTCCTCACCGCTTCAATGGAAATGTCGAAACAGCACATGTTGAACGGAACATCCTGCAACGGATTTTGTCGTACAGAAGCACGTCCGTTTACCGCATACACCATCTCTTCTCCAAAAATAGTGACGGTAATGGCCGGATTCTTAATCATATTGTTCACAAGACGTGAACGATGATCAATCGCCACACGAAGGGTAGAAGCATTCTCCGCATAAATCCAGGAAATTGCTGTTGATGTCGGACCTCCAGATTCAATGTCCACGGTGCTCAAGAGCACAAAGGTTTCGTTCTTGAATTGCTGTAAAAGAGATTCAGTCAATTGTGTGACGGCTTCGGACATCCAACCAGCCCCCTAATCTTCTTTATGCAATTCTTAATTCGTTGTTGATGTTATTATAGCATACCACCAAACTTGCTTCCAATCCCAAAAGAATGAATGTTACTCGGCTGTTGGGGATGCTGTTACTTTACCTGAAAGAGTATCCTGCAATGCCTGTTTGGCATTAGCCAATTCCGTTTCGTTAATATATACATATGGACTTCTCCACTCTCCGGTTACTGGTGTGTAATGTACATCCGACTTGGAAATATTCCAATACGTTGAAATGAAGTTCTTCATTTGCTCCGATTCCACGTCAGTGGTCATGTTTTCGTCAACGGCACTAATCACTTTACCTATTTTCGTGACGCCTCCCAGTGACTTCAACTGATCCAGCATGGAATT includes:
- a CDS encoding YhcN/YlaJ family sporulation lipoprotein — translated: MKYWVCTLLLIFILTGCNSSTRNASQQPGQHAKGYGGNVATQQDQRKGSHMLNTQENRLHPSAVDHLTENTGEVHEKNVTDNTKAARMPNEKRVTHLKTLAKQVEGVKDANCVILGNTAVVGIDVDGELERARVGTIKYSVAEALRKDPEGVDSIVTADADVTERIKEIGEHIRQGHPISGFASELADMVGRIIPQLPKDVKVRQNPDKRVEHEQQMQQLHSSGKRQQKAQ
- a CDS encoding pyridoxamine 5'-phosphate oxidase family protein, whose translation is MSEAVTQLTESLLQQFKNETFVLLSTVDIESGGPTSTAISWIYAENASTLRVAIDHRSRLVNNMIKNPAITVTIFGEEMVYAVNGRASVRQNPLQDVPFNMCCFDISIEAVRNALFYGAQLSSVPQFVKIYDQRAAEKLDEQVFTAMKKA